One region of Parambassis ranga chromosome 12, fParRan2.1, whole genome shotgun sequence genomic DNA includes:
- the stard7 gene encoding stAR-related lipid transfer protein 7, mitochondrial codes for MLHSVPRRPVCEIGVSAMKLQSFRTFRRAVEEGRGKLERVPWLGRNIGLMLSWLQRAGVGASEVAGSGQKRKGLLSIFADHCSFVTGQRLRRAYQIGELYSNLYSERTRWTLVGNIWRRFQSKHAPTGKLVAALAGVFMWDNEKIQDEEIRRCGLELQALESVKRLSTETVTGQLDGGWEAVMEKRDFRVWRRPILNSHLYEYRVLGSYTDVTPRQFFNVQLDTEYRKKWDSLVIKLEVVDRDTNTGSEVVHWATHFPYPMYSRDYVYVRRYDVDVSNNLMILVSRAVQHPRVPETQEFVRVHSYQSKMVIRPHKSFDENGFDYLLTYSDDPQTVFPRYCVSWMVSSGMPDFLEKLHTAALRAKNLEVGIHDYAGVIKSSENNRQTNPERLTGENPHTGGAGQIYA; via the exons ATGTTACATTCTGTGCCTCGTCGTCCCGTGTGTGAGATTGGTGTAAGTGCAATGAAACTACAGAGCTTCAGGACATTCAGGCGTGCCGTGGAGGAGGGCAGAGGAAAGCTGGAGAGGGTCCCATGGCTGGGCAGAAACATAGGCCTGATGCTGTCCTGGCTCCAGAGGGCAGGGGTTGGTGCAAGTGAGGTTGCGGGATCTGGTCAGAAGAGGAAGGGCTTACTCTCCATTTTCGCGGACCACTGCAGTTTTGTGACCGGCCAGAGGCTCCGGCGTGCCTACCAGATTGGCGAACTTTATTCCAACCTATACTCCGAGCGAACCAGGTGGACCCTTGTCGGCAACATATGGCGCAGATTTCAGAGCAAGCACGCACCTACTGGGAAGCTTGTGGCGGCCCTGGCTGGTGTCTTCATGTGGGATAACGAGAAGATCCAAGATGAGGAAATACGCAG GTGTGGCCTTGAACTGCAGGCTCTGGAGTCTGTAAAACGTCTGAGCACAGAGACTGTGACTGGACAACTGGATGGAGGCTGGGAAGCTGTGATGGAGAAGAGGGATTTCAGAGTGTGGAGGCGACCTATTCTGAACAGTCATCTATATGAATACAGAG TATTGGGCTCCTACACAGACGTCACACCACGGCAGTTCTTCAATGTGCAG TTGGACACAGAGTACAGGAAGAAGTGGGATTCTCTGGTTATCAAGCTTGAAGTGGTAGACAGAGATACCAATACAGGTTCTGAAGTTGTGCATTGGGCTACGCACTTCCCT TATCCTATGTATTCGAGGGACTATGTATACGTTCGCCGCTATGATGTTGACGTCAGCAATAACTTGATGATCTTGGTGTCCAG AGCTGTGCAACATCCTAGAGTCCCAGAGACGCAGgaatttgtaagagtccactcTTATCAGTCAAAGATGGTCATCCGTCCTCACAAGTCCTTTGATGAG AATGGGTTTGATTACCTGCTGACCTACAGTGATGACCCTCAGACTGTTTTTCCCCGTTACTGTGTGAGCTGGATGGTGTCAAGTG GTATGCCAGATTTCCTGGAGAAGCTGCATACTGCTGCCTTACGGGCCAAGAACTTGGAAGTAGGGATTCACGACTATGCTGGTGTCATCAAATCCAGTGAGAACAACCGTCAGACAAACCCAGAGCGACTcactggagaaaacccacacacaggtGGCGCTGGGCAGATCTACGCTTAA
- the slc20a1b gene encoding sodium-dependent phosphate transporter 1-B translates to MVSTTATAIILASTAAVVTNTALTEYMWLLIVGFIIAFILAFSVGANDVANSFGTAVGSGVVTLRQACILATVFETLGSVLLGAKVSETIRKGIIDVGMYNGSEHVLMAGSVSAMFGSAVWQLAASFLKLPISGTHCIVGATIGFSLVAKGQQGVRWLELLRIVASWFLSPLLSGIMSAVVFYFVRMFILHKKDPVPNGLKALPVFYAITMGINLFSIMFTGAPMLGFDKIPWWGILLISLACSVLTAIVVWFIVCPRLKKKIERDIKSSSPSESPLMEKRELTEVHCPILKQTGKETSTPTAPAVNQDSSAQPQAPAPEERRVAFDIGDSDDVDNKERKVAFDIGDSDDTDYSTANGDTKQVQSNTQPNNQQVQQSNSSANSPNQVQFNNQVQFNNRPTQIPSNGYSQYHTVHKDSGLYKDLLHKLHLAKVGDCMGEGGDRPIRRNNSYTSYTMAIIGMHSDFKHKEGDFRASEDGDKSTGSGGQERKRVRMDSYTSYCNAVAEHTTPEGLGECEVTLEMAKEDAGSSQSSLDDDGLEADKPEVSMLFQFLQILTACFGSFAHGGNDVSNAIGPLVALWLVYQTSSVTSSEPTPIWLLLYGGVGICIGLWVWGRRVIQTMGRDLTPITPSSGFSIELASALTVVVASNIGLPVSTTHCKVGSVVAVGWLRSRKAVDWRLFRNIFMAWFVTVPISGLISAGIMAIFIYGIL, encoded by the exons ATGGTCTCTACAACTGCGACTGCAATAATCCTGGCCAGTACAGCAGCGGTGGTTACCAACACTGCTCTGACTGAGTATATGTGGTTACTGATTGTTGGCTTCATCATCGCCTTCATCTTAGCCTTTTCTGTGGGTGCCAATGATGTTGCAAACTCATTTGGCACAGCTGTGGGCTCTGGAGTGGTCACCTTGCGACAGGCTTGCATTCTGGCCACAGTGTTTGAGACTCTGGGTTCAGTGCTTCTTGGGGCCAAAGTGAGTGAAACCATCCGCAAGGGTATCATCGACGTGGGCATGTACAATGGCTCTGAGCATGTATTGATGGCCGGATCTGTCAGTGCCATGTTTG GTTCTGCTGTGTGGCAGCTGGCCGCCTCCTTCCTTAAGCTCCCCATCTCTGGAACACACTGCATTGTTGGTGCTACTATTGGCTTCTCGCTGGTTGCCAAAGGCCAGCAGGGAGTCAGGTGGTTGGAACTCCTCCGTATTG TTGCTTCCTGGTTCCTGAGTCCACTGTTGTCTGGAATAATGTCAGCCGTTGTATTCTACTTTGTGCGCATGTTCATCCTACACAAG AAAGACCCAGTACCCAACGGATTGAAAGCCCTGCCTGTCTTCTATGCCATCACCATGGGAATCAACCTGTTCTCCATCATGTTTACTGGAGCTCCAA TGCTGGGATTTGACAAGATCCCATGGTGGGGTATCCTGCTGATCTCAttggcctgctctgtgctgacaGCCATTGTGGTCTGGTTTATTGTCTGCCCTCGACTGAAGAAGAAGATTGAAC GAGATATCAAGTCCTCCAGCCCCTCTGAGAGCCCCCTGATGGAAAAGAGAGAGCTTACAGAGGTTCACTGTCCAATCCTAAAACAAACTGGCAAGGAGACGTCCACACCTACTGCACCAGCTGTCAATCAAGACTCATCTGCTCAGCCCCAGGCCCCTGCCCCTGAAGAGCGCAGGGTGGCGTTTGACATTGGAGATTCTGACGATGTCGACAACAAGGAACGCAAGGTGGCATTTGACATTGGAGATTCTGATGACACAGACTACAGCACTGCAAATGGTG ACACTAAACAAGTTCAATCAAACACCCAGCCCAACAATCAACAAGTCCAGCAAAGCAACAGCTCTGCAAACTCTCCCAATCAAGTCCAGTTCAACAACCAGGTTCAGTTCAATAACAGGCCAACACAAATTCCAAGCAACGGTTACAGCCAGTACCACACAGTCCACAAGGACTCTGGCCTCTACAAGGACCTACTGCACAAGCTTCATCTGGCTAAGGTTGGCGACTGTATGGGCGAGGGGGGTGACCGACCTATCCGACGCAACAACAGCTATACGTCCTACACCATGGCCATCATTGGTATGCATAGTGACTTCAAACACAAAGAAGGAGATTTCCGTGCCAGCGAGGATGGTGACAAGAGCACAGGatccggtggtcaggaaagaaAGCGTGTCCGCATGGACAGCTACACCAGCTACTGCAATGCTGTGGCAGAACACACAACACCTGAAGGTCTGGGAGAGTGTGAGGTGACACTAGAGATGGCGAAGGAAGATGCAGGTAGCAGTCAAAGCTCTCTGGATGATGATGGGCTTGAGGCAGACAAGCCAGAAGTCTCCATGCTGTTTCAGTTCCTCCAAATCCTCACTGCCTGCTTTGGATCCTTTGCTCATGGAGGAAATGACGTGAG caaTGCCATTGGCCCGTTAGTAGCTCTGTGGCTGGTTTACCAAACAAGCAGCGTGACCTCAAGTGAACCTACACCCATTTGGCTGCTGCTGTATGGTGGCGTAGGCATCTGCATTGGATTGTGGGTATGGGGTCGCCGGGTGATCCAGACTATGGGAAGGGACCTCACCCCCATCACGCCCTCAAG tGGTTTTAGCATCGAACTGGCCTCAGCCTTGACCGTCGTGGTTGCCTCAAACATTGGTCTGCCTGTCTCCACCACCCACTGCAAG GTGGGCTCTGTGGTGGCAGTAGGATGGTTGCGCTCAAGGAAGGCAGTGGACTGGCGTCTGTTCAGAAACATCTTCATGGCATGGTTTGTGACTGTGCCTATCTCTGGCCTCATCAGTGCTGGCATTATGGCCATCTTCATCTACGGCATCCTGTGA
- the pcyox1 gene encoding prenylcysteine oxidase 1, which yields MPMMNLQTLSLRALLFLGLWHSGRRSLASAPQLQDQPKRIAVVGAGIGGTAAAYFLRQEFGAGVKIDVFEPDTAGGRLATVKFGEHEYETGGSVIHPLNLHMKHFIEKLGIPQRKDVPTKMAIFDGKELVFEESDWFIINFLRILWRYGFNFLRMQMWVESILDKFMRIYQYQQYGYSFSSVERLLHAMGGDSFLTLMNQTLEETMRAKGFSQVFLNEIVVPITRVNYGQSVRINGFVGAVSLAGADSGLWAVDGGNKRVCTGLLYHSKSELISARVTSISIKDRPSKRGISTSFYEVNYVGESGSAHALYDIVVIATPLHQGTSDILFSGFSPPIPSHYPGRYHQTVSTLVHGLLNVSYLGTSEPASDFTVSDILTMESKGSIINSLSSLDPVHIPAAYKRPPTDQPKVWKVFSPQPLSQEQLQDMFLSYDLVSKTPWLAYPAYRPPQRKTPPFILHDRMYYLNAVEWAASAMEMSAISARNVALLAHHRWHQQVGKIDQEDLHTRLRGEL from the exons ATGCCCATGATGAATCTACAAACACTGTCACTGAGAGCGCTGCTGTTTCTGGGGCTCTGGCACTCTGGGAGGAGAAGTTTAGCTTCAGCTCCTCAACTGCAAGACCAGCCCAAGAGGATAG CTGTTGTCGGAGCAGGCATAGGTGGCACAGCTGCGGCGTACTTCCTGAGGCAAGAGTTTGGTGCTGGAGTCAAGATCGACGTGTTTGAACCCGACACTGCTGGGGGGCGACTAGCGACAGTGAAGTTTGGAGAACATGAGTATGAGACAGGAGGGTCAGTGATCCACCCTCTGAACCTACACATGAAGCACTTCATCGAAAAATTAG GTATTCCTCAGAGGAAAGATGTCCCCACTAAAATGGCTATCTTTGATGGAAAGGAGCTTGTGTTTGAAGAGAGTGACTGGTTTATAATTAATTTCCTACGCATCCTCTGGCGATATGGGTTCAACTTTCTTCGAATGCAGATGTGGGTGGAGAGTATTCTGGACAAATTTATGAG AATCTACCAGTATCAGCAGTATGGCTACTCGTTCTCCAGTGTGGAGAGGCTCTTACATGCCATGGGAGGCGATAGTTTCCTTACCCTGATGAATCAGACTCTAGAGGAAACTATGAGGGCAAAAGGATTTTCACAGGTCTTCCTCAATGAGATTGTTGTCCCTATCACTCGTGTCAACTACGGACAGAGTGTGCGCATCAATGGCTTTGTGG GTGCAGTGTCACTTGCGGGAGCCGACTCAGGCCTGTGGGCAGTGGATGGAGGCAATAAGAGAGTGTGTACTGGACTCCTGTACCACAGCAAAAGTGAGCTCATCTCTGCCAGAGTGACTTCCATTTCGATCAAGGATCGACCGTCCAAGAGAG GCATCTCCACCAGTTTTTATGAGGTTAACTATGTTGGAGAATCAGGCTCGGCGCATGCTCTGTATGATATTGTGGTAATAGCAACGCCACTACACCAGGGGACATCAGACATCTTGTTCTCAGGCTTCTCCCCTCCAATCCCATCTCACTACCCTGGACGTTACCACCAGACTGTTTCCACTCTGGTCCATGGCTTGCTAAATGTGTCTTACCTGGGGACCAGCGAGCCAGCCTCAGACTTCACTGTGTCTGATATTCTCACCATGGAGTCAAAGGGCTCCATCATCAACAGCCTTAGCTCTCTTGACCCTGTGCACATACCAGCAGCGTACAAGCGGCCCCCCACCGATCAGCCCAAGGTCTGGAAGGTATTTTCCCCGCAGCCTCTGTcccaggagcagctgcaggataTGTTTCTGTCCTATGATTTGGTGTCTAAGACTCCATGGCTGGCATACCCAGCCTACCGTCCCCCACAGCGCAAGACCCCTCCATTCATTCTGCACGACCGGATGTACTACCTCAATGCTGTGGAGTGGGCAGCTAGCGCCATGGAGATGAGTGCCATCTCTGCCAGGAATGTGGCCCTGCTGGCACATCACCGCTGGCACCAACAGGTAGGCAAGATTGACCAGGAAGACCTGCACACCCGACTGAGAGGAGAactctga